Sequence from the Mauremys reevesii isolate NIE-2019 linkage group 5, ASM1616193v1, whole genome shotgun sequence genome:
gcAGCTATCCAAGAGCCTGCACCATGGCTgggcattttttttttgaggtcgCGTAGTTCTGCTTTTGGGGCAGCCGTTTTTTGCAGTTCCCCTTCATCACAGGTgaacctagactgttctcagtggtggcagatggcagaacatggagtaatggtctcaagttgcagtgggggaggtttaggttggatattaggaaaccctatttcactaggagggtggtgaagcactggaatgggttacctagggaggtggtgtaatctccttccttagaggtttttaaggcccggcttgacaaagccctggctgggatgatttagttggggattggccctgctttgagcagggggttggattagatacctcctgaggtcccttccaaccctgatattctgtgattctatgaaaacataaGGAAAAATGTAGTCTGCGCTCAGTGACAGAGAAGCTCCTCCCAgaatctgtttcaggaaaggctgagaactgtaaactcagtacattagtgagaggcagcttcaccctttggttagcgtgagagaagccacttctgcaatgtaaggggattatctgggcacctgagtgttgtctgctggttccaggacccacaccccatgggggagcggcgcgagctaatggctgaggcccagatcagacagggagggggtgcggcaggctgagactttcagggagaggagaatctgacagtcTTGCGTCTCCAAGCAGCTGCCGTTCACATTGGGGAGACGAAATCCAGAGCCCACCGAGCACACTTACTTCTGTCTACACATAGATCCTGGCTCGAATGCAGCTCTAgtcttctccctttaatgtgcaggggagacacagtcttcgggctttgccctgtgattcgccccttggctggcttgcagggaggagcccagcatcctggggatgggttatcagacagggatgctgtagaaaggcccttctgagcacactgctgctgtcagccccacttttctcctgcaaagaatcatttcccctcattTCACTGCCTCGTTGAGTTCATATTTCATAAGTTGTTTCAGGCTCCTTTTCTCACTCCTTTGGGCCTGGACTTCACAAGCCCTAAACTTCCCTCTCAAGAAATGCTTAGGCaggggggaaatcctgctcccagatctctctcacaggacgcctgcctggcactagagtcactcctgatttagggagGGTCGCTTTTCACATTCGATTTCTGGTCGGTTCTGACCTTATTTGACCTCATTCCGCTGTTGCTGTTAACCACACTCAGGGACTAGGAGGCTGAGCAGTTATTGGATTTCAGGGGTGGAGTTTCCTTGGTCAGTGGCAGttgagctgtaactttccatggatacgtttcttcttctccttcaaggaaaccCTCCCAAGACCTCGGTCCCTTGGCggcacagggcagggggcatcatcgtcactgctgtccttctcctcctgggtctggccctggccacgtccctccttgctgtgacgcttctatgtaagttcaactgcagctccaagcccaaTGTTTGCCAACTTCCACACAGGCCAGCTGGCtcgactgggggaggggaacataTTTCAGCAGAATATCGACCACGTTTCCACCCAAATAAATCTCCTGCTCCAGGGAGTTCGAATGGAGTTGTAAGATCTTGCCCTGCTGTTTTGATACTGGCACAAACTTTCTAAGTCTAACGATGGTCCAGCACTGGCACAGGTCAcctggggaggctgtggaacCCCCATCAGGGGAGGTTTTTCAGGACAGGTTAGAcaaccacctgtcagggatgggctgggTGAACTTCATCCTGCCTGAGCATCACCTCAGGGACTTCAGATCACATGTGGCAGCCCCACATGCTCAACCTGCGCTCTGAGGGTCACGCTGGGTCCGTTACTGACCACATATCACCAGCACGAGCCTCAGCCCCAGGCGTCCTCATGGCACCATTGAAATGCCCTATGGAGAGACCGGACGGCCCAGTGGTTCGGACACTTGTCTGGGGCTCAGACTGCTGGGTTTAATaccctgctctgccaaagagtccctgccctggagccagcgaacagctgaaaacagggagctggagtggagagctcttggaggagaggggagacaagcCCCTGTTCCTTAGGGGCAGTGAGTGGCAAAGACGACTGGCGCCTCCCCGTGCTGGGGGgccacaatctaaaggggaggacacgtgaCTACCCCACATCTCCTCTGCCCAGTAACCCCCGTGCCCACCCCAGGGCCACCATGCACTCCCCGCCCCACCAGAGTTACctgcggggggctctgtccttctcccgccacgccaccccccagcacattcggccagtctccctggcagccgggcccgggcgaggagcaggagggagccgcgtctcatgaggctgaagccggccgctccaggtcactgctctgtgACATACACCAGGAGAGAGCCCCGAACGGGCCTTGGCTGTGCCGGTGTCCTCCTCgggaggaagctgtccaagattaaaataaagacgtcatagagaacagcctcgcgctcggagcatgttccttctctgggcgcggctggtctccagccgcagttcggttcggtcgctgacctgcagacgtgtgatttctagatctccgggcacagagcaagctgcaagcggttgaagaagcggtgcagaagctccaagtctctctgcagcctgacgATGCCTCGGACGCGTCAGCGAAGGGATCGGACAGTAAGTCGCAGGACGAGGGTCTTAGGCATCAGGGTCAGTTCCCCTCCCTTGGCCTGGAcgctgagcactctcctgcctacagggatggtgggtgcctggcatcctcctgctcccctccatacACTTCCCTGCCAGGTGGTCCCATCCCCCTGTCTAacgagctgctgctctgcacGTTCCTCTGCCAAcggaggctctgttcccagggacgggtggctgctccaggctccctcctagctcccttcctgtcagtggcaggctggctgcatccgCCCCATGCTCCTGTGCAGGATGCCTCGTGGTCACCATCTTCCATCCTTTCCCTGTTGCTCCCTTCGCTCCATGGTTTTCGCCTTGGCCCCTGTATTGTCAGGGTTGCATTGGCGGGAAAGACGGATGCAGCTCATGAGACACACAGGGCCgaattcagaccctggtgtaagcgggacgtcagtggagctgcactcgtgggtctccatttgccccccagtcccggagccctccctgtgcagctccaataatttgggtacctgccacagtcccattgctggaggcagagcgcccccttgtggccacgtctcacaactgtctgtctgtctggctcAGGGCTGCATATACAAACCTGTCCATGGATCAGGTTATTCAGcgtccagtcagaaaatgggcctgaactaaaccccggcacagaactcgcctgaatgctgggctgttcaaaatcccggcctggagccccgggccagggcttggggccatggatgttcttgcagccccagctctgccccatgctgcaggggacccGCTCACAGCTCACAAGGGGGGAGCGATTGGGAACAGGTGGCTGGGGAGACTGGGGGGACAGGgctagaattcaggagagctggggtcaattcccagctctgctgcaaacttcctgtgtgatcttgggcacctctccctgcacctcagttcccctgcaggaaaatcatcctttatttctcccacctcacgtctattttgactgtgagctgttgagagcagggactgtcccctcctgtccgtacagcgcctggcacacaggggccgGCAGGTGCTGCTCTACCACACGtgctgataatcaagtgttctgcatctccactgacgtCACGGTGACTTTCTTCTAGGTCTAAAGCTATTGGatgaagcgcaggcaggagtccagAAGCTGAAAGCCGAGCTGGGTAATGTCAGTGCAGCGTATGGAGAAATTCAGATCCAGCTGCATAACGTCAGTGCAGCGCGAGCAGCAGTGCAAGGTCGCTGCAGTAAGTACTAGCTGCAGTGCTGACTGGTGccgcttctgctgctgctgaggatgaacggaggatttcaggctcccaggctgacaaCGCAGCAACTTTCACCAGCCCTGAGTTCTCTTCCATTGAAAATCACCGGTGGCTGCACCTGGGCCCACACCGTGGTGATCGGTGTGGCGTTAAATTACACCCTAGGCCTCGTTAGCCTAATGGGAGCACCCACTCAGAAGTTCCCTGGCCTTGGGGCAGCTGAAGGGCAagggaaatgcagcactagaatCTCTGGGCTCCCTGTGTATGTCCCTGTGACTTTAGCCTGGGCTTCTCACCTCAGTATCTGCTCCTAGGTGATGTGCTGACAAAGGTCTCCAGGGGATGGAGGTTTTATAGTGGGAACCTCTATTACTTTTCACAAGAAGGGAAGTCGTGGGACGAGGCCGAGCAGTTCTGTGTGTCTCAGGACtcgcacctgacctctgtctcctcccaggcggaacaggtgagtgcaggaagcTCCTAGGGGCTTGGATAATGGGTCAGTGCCTTGTTTCACACCAGAAAGAGGTGGAAGGTGGCAGCTGAGGTTGTAAATCTGTGATGTGTCTTGTGGCAAATTATCCCACAACGGATGTGAAACCTTGGAACCTGACTCAAGGGTTTCACTCATCAGTTGAAaagcagagatggggcagaggaacagagccaggatctgGACTTCCCGGAGTCTGGGGTGCCaggggagggggatttggggTCAGGCTCATTTCTGCTTTTCCCTACTTCCCAtgtagcatttcctgcaaacccaatggcctttcccagtgaggacccctttgatccctctccccaggcctgagctcctgctggacaatctagaagcctgtatctggaaggcttgtgtgcaaggggccatgcacctctcagagaatcctcgctccccacgtgcccactgcagccctcgccccaggcctctgcggcactttcagaggaggaaaatcccaccctccggcagggccagactttgcacccagttctctgctccgagctttgcctcctgcaagggcagggggctggtgtgaacTCTAAAGTGCCCGTCAGTACCTgccgcagcccagctctgagggggccgtggggggagtgttctgagacaggtccctgctgttagccccaggcagatacagatgcagacacacacacagagctgctccagggctccctcatggtctcccagctagtcactgtcagcgttgggggcaggacaccgcgtctcccgctgcccagtgccctgctcacaccaccagacgccctttcctctccctcaaaatctgttcagcccaggcagctgcggctgcatcctgcagcctctcttgggtgacctgcacatgctgcaaactgtgttgtgcaggagtttcTCTCCAAGGAGACCCGGGGAGAAGCTCACTGGATTGGACTCACCGACCGGGAGACAGAAGGCAGCTGGCGCTGGGTGGACggcacagaatacagagcagaCGCAAGCAGGGGGTGAGTAAAGCTTGAGAGACGTGATTATTTATTACACGTTGGGTCACAAGCTCTTTCGGGCAGCGTCTGTACGGCCCctggtgtctatgcagcacccggcacagtgGGCCCGATCCTGAGGGAGGCCCCCGGGCGCTGCCACGACAGCTGTGAATCCTCTCAGGaatttctgctaatgcccctttgcttagagcaggagcctcaacacggagtgtgtgttcagtgcccactgagacccagggccagagcctcccctggggtaactcggcattgactggaatgaaccacagggatttacaccagctgaggatctggccccaagtcgactcagtgcagccaggggagtctggggtgagcggcaggttcccgctctccttgggattgcgctgcgctctcccctcggtcaggctgggcacggggaggctgtggggccgggggcatggctggagccagctgcagtcggtgcagtgacctcagggggctgtgggcgaggcccataagcagggccagggagcagttAATGACTGGCCCCCGATGCCCTCTCTTGCCATTCCTGCGTTCCCATCTcgggggtgcctgggacgtgctgtgccacctgctctggttctgggcactgagatccgagttgctgctgctcagcatttggagccacacactgactttggctctttgctggcctgtcaggcgcagggcaggtgctacccccggccgtcagaagcccttcgtcaccatggccacaagagctgtggagaactctgaggggtggccgggggggtgcatcgcttcaccgcgtcattgctgggtgtcttggtcccctgccaacaacagagtccacagagcagaactgagctcaggaattggctgtggttctccactgagacattaacactctgatccGTAGGTTCTGGGCGGAGAATCAGCCAGACAACTGGGATCAGGGGATTGGAGGCAGAGAAGACTGTGTTCACATCAATCCAATCAACCGGAATTTGTGGAATGATGTCAGCTGCACTGAGCCTTtcaggtggatttgtaagcaggcccatggaCCAGCTGGGATGTGACATGCAGGTCCCAGCACCTCAGAAAGCCACCTTAATTTTCGAGCTAGAATATTTCCCAGCCACCTGCCGATGAGGCGCCCTGGGCACTGGAGGGGGCCGCATGGGATGTGCATCGCAGGGACGCTTTGTCTTGCTGTGATATTTCTGGCTGTGGCAGCAACAGCTGCCCTTATGCCActcagtgtggctggctctgtaATTTGTATGTTTCCAGGTCTGTCACTGAATAACATCCTTGGATCGTGGAGTTATTGTTTCACAATCACCCAATAAATAATGATTTTCTTCACTTCTGGTAGTCAGAGCAGTTCATACTGACAAAAGCACCTccgttatcagcctctttgattatcaTGTCAGGGttatttctgaggctgtggatggcattgcgttctgcacgacttaggttatgaggcaagcaatgctgtttttccacaatttctgcctgtgcatttcggcggaagcactctatgtataggtccagactgtcgtTGTGACCCTCAGGAGTCTACcagaaggaggctgccagacaactctccaataccaaattctacaggctcggctcgtgggggtgctcccagccccctgccctgagcagctcatggcagggggctggtagggatgtgccctgttccacccccttcccccaggctgcgTCCCTACGGAGCTGTGTGCACGCTGCCGCTCTACCCCCTCCCCCGGGCAAGGGCCACCCGCTGATCTGTGCTGgtttgggtgggggggcaggaaagcaccacgatgggggaagatgtgggggagggggaagcttggctgccacagaaccaagcttctgcctcccgcccccacaggggagagcggtgggtggggggctgagtggggcggggggccgggatagcggcaggcagctgcgtgccactcaaaatcggcttgtgtgccgtgttcggcacgtgtgccggaggttgccgacccctggtctacagccgagcactgaggtacaaccgtatctgctccaacccctcagacagagaccaacacctacaagatcttcaccaaacgttctcaaaactacgatacccacacgaggaaataaggaaacagatcaacagagccagacgtgtacccagaagcctcctgctgcaagacaaacccaagaaagaaaccaacaggactccagtggccatcacatacagtccccagctcaaacccctccaacacatcatcagggatctacaacccatcctggacaatgatcccacactttcacaggccttgggaggcaggccagtcctcacccacagacaacctgccaacctgtagcatattctcaccagcaaccacacactgcaccatagtaactctaactcaggaaccaatccatgcaacaaacctcgatgccaactctgcccacatatctacaccagcgacaccagcACAGGaccaaccagatcagccacaacatcgccagttcattcacctgcacatccaccaatgtaatatatgccatcatatgccagcaatgcccctctgctatgtacattggccaaactggacagtcccttcggaaaaggataaatggacacaaatcagatattaggaatggcaatatacaaaaacctgtaggagacacttcaacccccctggccacaccatagcagatcataaggtggccatcctgcagcaaaaaaaacttcaggaccagacttcaaagagaaactgctaaataatttgtaagcagagtcaggatgagctcttccctgacatctggtggtaaattatggggagtgcaggaaGAAGTTTCGAGTGTTTGCCTTGGCAtttgttatttgcattggcactcccaccccatttagcataccgcaaagcagcatgggatggttattttcacagctgtgggacccccaatttcgttgttattggggcaggaggaacgaaatgttgtcaccctgattaagtaaatgaggaactacaaaactgtcttatgatagagggtttcattatcaactaaatagcacttgctagacaagggacatgggttccaaaacccattgaaagaagagaggctggggacagagatctgtactgggtggtgcagcCTCTTtttgtgagccagaagcaccagttccacctgtgcctctctccactggggaatgtcagagttaatgtttGATTCTCTTAAgagtctagatacaggttactgagctgaattcactggcactggggctcccctacaatgagctggaatcactaagagctgaaatcactgacgagctggacttgctgagctgagagcactgagtactgtgctaatgagtgggagagcctgaagcaatactgtggagcagagcagctggcagagcggagtggagcagtttgtgcagccactgggtgagtggagccaagcagctcgcgaggacggctggagtggatcacaggacagctggtggaccagagcagctggcagagcggagcagcccacagagcaagcggagctgagctgtttgcggggatgactagtggaagcagaaccccacgaagaggcagggcagttggccccggaccacgtaaggtgcccctttctacccatgctgggggggggacctctgcagagagactcttgaactctggggctgcactgacccgggacagagacttttggattgtgggacttttgggactgtgggtgatttggagattgctggactcaagggccccgagagaaggacatggcccaatttgctggagtgggtctttgctcacagtttgacctatgaactctagctgaggtattttcccaatttaatgcttgttgtttgtcatgtaattaaaccttttctgctacaccaagactctgtgcttgtgagaggggaagtattgcctctcgaggcgcccaggggtgtgtgtaagattttcctaggtcactgggtgggggcttgagctggttttgcattatgttgtggggaagggacccctacgtattgaacccggcccttgctgctgtcgtttcggcccggcagatgggttacatttttgggggctcgtccgggatgcctgggtcagtacccctcgcaagcacatgttgagtgttccactgtattgggaaataattgtgtttatattttgaggaAATTACTGTTTGTgtaatggctaatatgtcgggtctgatgggccccagtcctgcagcctctagctcaggggtggcaGCCGCAGCCTATGATTGGGCAAAAGCACTGGGGCACATATTAGAAAAGATTGTGCTGGCTTATGCTACGTCAAACTCGTGTCGTAAGTTAAGATTATTtgatggggaagaggagtttgaaccctggttggagcataccactgaaatgctgcgggagtgggccgtaccCGATGTAGAAATGCGAagatgtctaatagagagccttagtggcccagcactAGATGTAATTCGCACCCTGAAGCTAATTGACCCTGGGGTTAGTGTGcaggactgcctagaggcccttgataatacctttgggagtgtagagagccctgaagacagttactgtaaattccttgattcccgacagcAAAGGGCTGAGAacttcagcctatatacagaggctggagagactgcttcagagagctgttatgaggggagcagtgactgctgaacagatggatcagaccagactggctcaagttgtaagagggactcagtatcagaacccgatcctacttcatctccgactaagagaacggcaggatcatcccccaagttactcccagctgataaaggaggtcagagaagaggaagaaaggcagactgccagcgagtgttgggaagcccaaacattggaaccaggcagcacaacgccactgcaaatggccagtgtactgatggtgagcaccacagaggaacttgcccaacaaatgcaggtcctgacgaaacggatagctgagctgcaaatcATCGTTGACCGAGCTAAggtttccaggaataaggagtctcagactgtgacaatggagaagtcagtacCTAGAGCCACTGTCCCACTCCGGCGAAGCAGGAAAGGGCAATACTTTTGCTACCGGTGTGGCCAGGA
This genomic interval carries:
- the LOC120406480 gene encoding C-type lectin domain family 4 member F-like isoform X3, giving the protein MADEDIYENMPMTEAAPQPKGNPPKTSVPWRHRAGGIIVTAVLLLLGLALATSLLAVTLLYLRAQSKLQAVEEAVQKLQVSLQPDDASDASAKGSDSLKLLDEAQAGVQKLKAELGNVSAAYGEIQIQLHNVSAARAAVQGRCSDVLTKVSRGWRFYSGNLYYFSQEGKSWDEAEQFCVSQDSHLTSVSSQAEQEFLSKETRGEAHWIGLTDRETEGSWRWVDGTEYRADASRGFWAENQPDNWHQETGGREDCVKTRAKKLNRWNDANCTLPSRWICKQAHGQAGL
- the LOC120406480 gene encoding C-type lectin domain family 4 member F-like isoform X2, whose product is MADEDIYENMPMTEAAPQPKGNPPKTSVPWRHRAGGIIVTAVLLLLGLALATSLLAVTLLYLRAQSKLQAVEEAVQKLQVSLQPDDASDASAKGSDSLKLLDEAQAGVQKLKAELGNVSAAYGEIQIQLHNVSAARAAVQGRCSDVLTKVSRGWRFYSGNLYYFSQEGKSWDEAEQFCVSQDSHLTSVSSQAEQEFLSKETRGEAHWIGLTDRETEGSWRWVDGTEYRADASRGFWAENQPDNWDQGIGGREDCVHINPINRNLWNDVSCTEPFRWICKQAHGPAGM
- the LOC120406480 gene encoding C-type lectin domain family 4 member F-like isoform X1; the encoded protein is MADEDIYENMPMTEAAPQPKGNPPKTSVPWRHRAGGIIVTAVLLLLGLALATSLLAVTLLYLRAQSKLQAVEEAVQKLQVSLQPDDASDASAKGSDSLKLLDEAQAGVQKLKAELGNVSAAYGEIQIQLHNVSAARAAVQGRCSDVLTKVSRGWRFYSGNLYYFSQEGKSWDEAEQFCVSQDSHLTSVSSQAEQEFLSKETRGEAHWIGLTDRETEGSWRWVDGTEYRADASRGFWAENQSDNWHQEAEKSVLSTRKLKWWNDANCTLLFRWICKQAHEQAGFEDNLKQQQKQRL